The DNA sequence CACTTCTAATATCAACACTTGTCCACGTATAGTCTCCACTTTCTCTGACGGTATTAGTCGATCGAGCTAATTATTTTCCACTCTTCATATTCATAGCTGCCATGCCTTATGATCCCCCTAAAGGAAAATCCTATATGTCATCCTATTTGATTAGCCTCGAGTTTAAATAGTCGGTCTACCTCCGTTGGCTACTCAACTTATCTTGGCAAAATACTCTTCCCACTCAACCACTGAGGCATCATGTATACTTCAAGTCATCCTCAACTAATTCAATCTACTATTTGGGCAGAACTCAATGGTGCTAGATCTTCAACTTTTGAGCACCCTGCTTGGATATTCAGTTCGAGACTTCCTTTGATTTGAGGCTccctttatttctcttttttttccattttatcttGATGCTGCTACGTGGATGTGTACTCGTTCATTCTCGGATGCTAGTATCCTTTAGGATACCACATTAGTGGTGGCGGAGGCAATGAAGGTTATATTTGATGTGGTGCAATGACAATAGTATTGGAACTTTAAAGATGTAGTGGCATAGATTATAACAAGATCGTGTGAAAGTTTTTATAGTGGTGATGGAAATGACAATAACTATGATGACGGCAATGCTGGTAGAAAAGGCAATAGCGACGACTATGATAATAATGGTCATACGGAGATAGATGACTGTGAAAGTGTTGATAGTAATGATGGAGATAGTGTTAGTGGTAGTTGTAAAAAGCaagattttcttatttttgaaaagcatgaaaatagaattttttttttctttttttcaaaataataaaagtatttCTGCTAATAAAAATGATAGtagcaatttttttaattttggttttcgtgattttattttaaaaaaactaaaaaaataaaggaatgcCAAACGGACAACTTGCTTTCCAAGTTTTCGTGGGGTTGCAACGCATACATGCGAGATTAGTAGTTGGAAGGATAGCGACTGTGGCCATTTTAAGTCTCCCGAGTCAGCTCCCCGCACCGATCCGAGTCTATTTTTCTCTATCGTTGAAAGAGAGGGGAAATCTCGCACGAAGGTTAGGGTTCCGGGGAGCTCGGAGCTGGTGGGCATGGCGATGAGGGCGTTCTACAACGAGATCAAGGGCATGAAGGTGAGGGAGCTTCCGGGATACCTGAAGCCGAAACTCACGTGGGAGCACATCAAGAAGACGACCGATCAGGCGGTGGACCGCTACATCGAGAAGTACATCGAGACCAGCTCCGTGGAGCCCCTCTTTCACGTTTGCATCGGTGGCATGATCTTCTCCTACCTGGTCGCCCTCCCCGAGGAGCGCCGCCACCTCGAACACCAGCAGAAGCACGCCGGCGGCGGCCATTGATTCCGATCCTCCCAGGTCCGCTCGAAATTCTGGCCTTTGTACTCAGCCCTAACATGATATTTGATCGCGTGTGCATCTTTGAGCGGTAAATCTGTGGAATTTAGGGGTCGTCAATTTTAGTTTATCTATGTGATCCTGCGGTTTTGATTTGATTCTTTAGGTCAATCCTTGTGGTCTGGATTTTAGTCTTTTGATCAATCTCGAATGGTAACCACTGTCCCAGTAACcatttgaatagattctggaggaaTAATTGATGACGCTTCTGATAAATTTTGTGATTTTTATTGCATCACTAACATGTCTAGATGATCCAAGGTATCGTTGATTGTGTTTGTCCATATGATCTTATCATTTGGATTTGGATCAAGTCTACGATTTCTGTTACATCTTGGACGTGGCTAAAAGAGTATGTGAAACCTATAAAAACACAACTATTGCATCAAGGATGCATTTCCGGATGTAAATTGAATATGTTAAGTCGTACGGATTTGTTAAAAAAGGGGATGAAACGACTTTCTTTGGATAAATTTGTTGGCATCTGCCAAATTTAAGTACGAATGTATAGGAACAAACCAAATCCTGATTGTTAATATTCATCGTTGATTTGTATGGAACATGTAGTTGATTGGTGTCCAACATatatttgaaaccttgtgtacaaGAATGTGGGAAAGATGGTTGTTTCTGTTGTTAAGAAGGTGGGGGTGCATATTTTGTGCAAGAAGCACTGTTAGTTTATTTATTAGCACTGGGGGCAAAATTTTGGGCAAAGACATAAAGGGGATGCTTAGAAatagaaataggaaaaaaaaaagataagaagtTTTTTCCTTGATTTTTGTCAGCTATATAGTTTTAAGGGCTCTACCATTCATATTGAGGAAAGTCTCTTGATCTTAAACATGGTCATTTGCTACATCATGCTGTAAATTTGTTTATGTCTGGCAACGCCATGGATGTCCTTTTAATCaataaaggatttttttttttcatgtataaTCATCAACTTGTTGATGTGTATGAGTGGTGGATAACTTAACTGATACAAGTTAACATCTTAGTCTAAATTTTTCATAAAGCTGCTCAAGTAGTGGGGAGAGGCTTGTTAGTCTTAATGATAGCTAAttaacaaaattattttttccggTGTTTGTACTTATTGATTTAGTTTTTAAGGACTACTTAATGGACAGAGATCAAGATCTCtgtaatataatttattttgattgaagAATTTATTGCATACGAAACAGGATATTCTGCTTAACCAATTCATGAGCTAGAAAAGAACAAGGGAACAGATATtggttataaaatattttagacAATTGCTATAAGAATAAGATGAAGAAAAACTctttgtttctttatttttttctttaaacccATGTTGTCATAAATAAAGTCTACAATGTACAGTGTTTAAAGAAGACTTGATGAGATATCTTCCCTTGTTTTGAACCTAATTCGTGTATGATATATGCCTATGGCATCATAGTGGCAACTGATTGGCATGTGGTGAGATGGTGATCATTTTTAAAATACTGTTTTTTCCATATCTGatgtatatctatatgtatgtatgtacatgtgCGTGCATGCATGCACGTGCAGTTGTGTGTAAGCATTATAACCTTCAATGCTATGAGGAGCACAACATTCAAATGGAGAGTAGAAATTAAACAATTAGTCTGACATTTAGCGAAGTTAGTTAATAATGGTCTCTTTTTTCATCTAAGTTTTAAAatcttatgatttatttaacatatatctatgAAAGAAACCATGGTGTTTGAAATGCTTGATGTTGTAAATAGGaaacaaagagaagaaaatgaagTGTACAAAAATTGATCCAGAGCACAGATCCAAACAGACCTGTTAAGTGGGGTGGCTCTGACCTGTGAGAAGGGTTGGCGAATGGGAGGGATATCCCCACATAGCATGGACAGGAATTAAACAAAGGATTTGACAAACCCACTGCTGACAGGCATGCAAATTTTAATGCAAGAGAATAGCAAGTGAAGGTTCATGAAGCCAACACAGAATTAGTGGAAGAAGACTTGTTGCCTGTGATGCTTGAACCAACCTTTGCTTCTTCCCTGAACATGCTACTTCctcaattttttaattagaaaagTTACAAAAGAAGATCATCTAAACTTtagtttatttataaatatttcaattttattctgATAGAATTGGTTATTATCTCCAAAATTTTCAATATTCCTGCTAAGCATTCGATCTTTTTCTGGAACAACGTTAGATTCCTACAAAAGAAGATcatctaaaatttattttattcataaatatttcaattttattctgaattaattgattatgaTCTCCAAAATTTTCAATATTCCTGCCAAGCATTTGATCTTTCTTTCTCTGGAAGAACGTTAGATTGAAATTGTAAATTTGCTGTTTGGTGGAACAAGGTCAACTAACCAAGCATACGGCTGAACTTCATATGGATTCCATTTACAAAGATGCATGGCTGTATCTTTCTGCAtgcctttttttatttatttgaatctCCATTTTCACATCTTGGAATCGTTCTGCTAATTCCATTTTTTGATTAACAAAGGATATGAACATGTGAATTTATGTCTTTAGGGTTGTTATGTAGCAGCTATTGCTGCCCCAATGTGCATGTGATCAACCCtgtttcatgttcccaaattcTATGAAGATCAAGAATTGAGTGAGACATGACTTTGTACATCTACAACAGCCATTCAGGGTCATGCATCCTTTGTGCAATCACAATTTTTATTAGATGCCTTTGAAAGCTCCATTTCCATTCTCTCATTTTGCTTAGGAGTAATGTATGTAGCTTATTTGATAATGTTCAAACTGAGCCTCACTCAGGTGACATTTCTTCTTCTCAGGGTTGGAGAGCTTGTCTGTGGTTGGTTCGTGATCGATACTTGGTGTTCTTTTTCCTTCCCAAGACAGTCATAGAAACTATGTTTTTTATTCCCTGTGCTTTATTTCCTTGGGTTGCATAAATAAATTGAGTTTGCCATGGATTGTGACTGTGTCTAATTGATCACCCCATAAAATGTCCAATGCAAACAGTCTAGATTAACCATTTGCGTGGCAACTCACTGCGCCACTATCAACACCCATTCTGAATTTCTGATTCGTCGCTTGCTGTAATAAAATATCTACTTATgatcataatatatttaattatcataatattattttatttatagctACATAGTTACTATAGTGATTATTGTTACAGTAATTCAATAACAATTTTTATTgcaattataaaaataatatgacAATTATTATATTAGAATAAAAAAGTAAACAGTTTACTATTTCTAAGAGGTAACCTTACTAGATAATTTGCAAGTTACTATATACCTTTAGCATCATATAACAAAACAATTGCAAttgtttttgtaactttcaattCCAGACAGGCGGTTCTTGCAGCTGCAATTTCAATTGCAGCGTTTCGGATTGTAGTCTATATTTGAATTACATGCAGTTAAATAACGGGCAAACAAATGACCTCTTAGATCAGaataaaaacattaaaaaaaaataatcttattTACACCTAGGCGAGTCATCTTCATTTTCATGCAAATCATCTTTTTGTTCTGTGGATAAACTAATCGGTGATAGcattttcaataaaatattcTTTGCTGAAATTTGCTTTTCATTGATATAAGTCTGCAAACAAGCTGTCTGCACCGTGGTCACGCTGTGGGAGCATTGGATACTCCTTGTCAGATGACATCATTTTCTAATCATTTTGCCGTATGGCAGCTTTATATCTGCCAATCAAAGAACAGACTCCCATCAGATTGACTGCCATGGCAGTCAAAGAAAGGAcctaaagtaattaaaaaaaaaaacctttcatAGTAACAGGAAACCTCCCATATCTCCTTCTCGACGACCCGAATCCACTTCAATCTCTGTGGACTTGCATAATTCATATTCCAGTTCAAGCATTTTGAGCATTTCCAACAGCCGTACCACGGCAAACTAGCTATCATGCGTTTATATAAAGCACATCAAAAATAGAACACCATTTACATTAATTTCAGAATATCAGCCAACAGGAAAATAAAGGAGCAAATTTACGTCAAACCATGGGCTGCTTCACTACTTTTCCCAGCTATGTTAATGCCTTTGGTCCAATCAGATAAGGTTGACTAATCAGTCCACGGTAAGTTACTAGATTCTACGAGCATTCATAGTGAATTTATATTAGTGTTAGCCGATCAAACATGAAATTGAtagatcaaaatgtgattggtGCCGATAATGAT is a window from the Phoenix dactylifera cultivar Barhee BC4 unplaced genomic scaffold, palm_55x_up_171113_PBpolish2nd_filt_p 000046F, whole genome shotgun sequence genome containing:
- the LOC103711646 gene encoding uncharacterized protein LOC103711646, which produces MAMRAFYNEIKGMKVRELPGYLKPKLTWEHIKKTTDQAVDRYIEKYIETSSVEPLFHVCIGGMIFSYLVALPEERRHLEHQQKHAGGGH